Below is a window of Planococcus rifietoensis DNA.
TCGAGCTCGTGCGTTCTGCTGATGCCCTCATCGAAACCTTTCGTCCGGGAGTCATGAAAAAACTGGGGCTGGATTATGAAAGTGTCAAAAATTATAAAGGCGATATCGTCTATTGTTCGCTATCGGGGTATGGGCAAGCGGGCGAGCTTGCGTATCTTGGCAGCCATGACCTCAATTACCTGGCGCTTTCGGGTGCCTTGGACCAACTCCGCGATAAAGCCGGACGGCCGGTGCATCCGACCCATACGCTCGCCGATTATACCGGGGGCTTGCTTGCATCTGAACAGATTCTCGCCGCATTGATCCGGAAGTTCAGGACGGGCGATGGGGCTTATCTGGATATTGCGCTTGCAGAAGTGATGGCGGCGTTTCTGCCGAATCACGATGCTTACATGAAAGCGGGCTTGTCGGATCACGGCGTGCCGGAAATCAGCGGCGGCCGCATCAGCTATGCAATTTACGAAACGAAAGACGGGCGCTTCGTGACGCTCGGTGCTTTGGAAGAAAAGTTCTGGCGCAATTTCTGCGAACTGGCAGGACGTCCCGATTGGCTGTCTTGGGGAGAGTGCGCCCCAGGCACGCCAGAGCATGGGCAAGTCGAGGCGTTTTTCAAATCAAAAAGCTGGCAAGAGTGGTATGGGTTGTCGCTTGTCCACGATTGCTGCCTGGCACCGGTCTTGACGGCGGATGAGCGCCATCGCCACCCTTTTTTCCTAGGCCGGGCGTCTGGCGCAAAAACCAGCAAAGTGCGCGAAACGGAGGCAGCCGACAGGCGTTCCTAGAGAAGTTGGAGTTTGTCACTTGACAGAATATACAAAACCTTTTAGTATGAAGAACAACTTGTTGGTAGCGGCAAGTCTATTCGAGAGAAGAGTTAGCAGAGACGAGAACAGAAGAGTATAAATCGAGGATTGAGACGAGTAGGCAGTGGCGTCTATTTAGAGAGTCAGCGGGTGGTGGAAGCTGATTAGAAGCGCTGTGCGAATGGACTTATGAGAGCCAGCCGGAAAGCGGAAGCGAGTATGGCGGACGTATCCCTGCGTTAAAGGGAAAGGCTTAAGAAGCCTGTTTGAGTGAGTGCAAAATGCATTAATGCGTGGTGGTACCGCGGTTAAAACCGTCCCCGCAACCGGAATAGACCCCGGTTGCGGGGATTTTTGCATTTAAAAACGAGATGAGGAGAGATTGAGATGAGCAGAGCAGAGAATATGAGTGA
It encodes the following:
- a CDS encoding CaiB/BaiF CoA transferase family protein — its product is MEKALTGVRVLDVTYYVPGPFAGMRLAELGADVLKIEPPTGDPSRGMGGGLVHSAHNAGKQIVQLDLKSESGKREMLELVRSADALIETFRPGVMKKLGLDYESVKNYKGDIVYCSLSGYGQAGELAYLGSHDLNYLALSGALDQLRDKAGRPVHPTHTLADYTGGLLASEQILAALIRKFRTGDGAYLDIALAEVMAAFLPNHDAYMKAGLSDHGVPEISGGRISYAIYETKDGRFVTLGALEEKFWRNFCELAGRPDWLSWGECAPGTPEHGQVEAFFKSKSWQEWYGLSLVHDCCLAPVLTADERHRHPFFLGRASGAKTSKVRETEAADRRS